A stretch of DNA from Rhodococcus sp. NBC_00297:
CGGCGAGCAGCAGGAAGGACACCATCGGCGTCTCGACGCGCGGCAGCAGGTTCAGGAAGGTCCACGACCACAGCACACCCGCGATGCCGAACCCGACGAGCAGCGGCTTGCGCCCGATCTTGTCGCTCAGCAGTCCGCCGAGTGGCTGGATCACCATGAGCAGCACCAGCGCCGCGAGGTTGATCCACGTCGCCGTCATGCCCTGATCGGCGTAGGTGCTCTTGACGATGAGCGGTCCGTTGACGCTGTAGGTGTAGAACGCGACGGTCCCGCCGAGGGTGACGAGGAAGCAGATGAGCAGCTGCTTCGGATACGCGGTGAACAGTTCGGTCATCGAGCCGCTGCGCTTGCCGTCGACCTCGGTCTGCAGGGATTCGTCCATGCTCCGACGCAGGAACAGCACGACCACGGCGCCGAGGGCGCCGATACCGAACGCGATGCGCCATCCGAAGGAGGCGATCTGTTCGTCGGTCAGGACGCTCTGCTGGATCAGCAGTGTGACCTGGGCGAGGACGTGACCGCCCACCAGGGTGACGTACTGGAACGAGGAGAAGAATCCGCGCAGCCCCGGCGTCGCCGCCTCGGACATGTACGTCGCCGACGTGCCGTACTCGCCACCCGTCGCGAAGCCCTGCAGCAGGCGGCAGAGGACGAGCATGACCACGGCGGCCGACCCGATGGACGCGGCCGTCGGGGTCAGCGCGATGAGCAGGGACGAGCCCGCCATGAGCGAGATGCTGAACACCAGCGCGGGACGACGCCCGTGCCGGTCCGCGTACCGACCGAAGAACCACGACCCGATCGGGCGCATCACGAAGGTGATCGCGAAGATGCCCATCGTGTATATGCCCGCGTTGGGCTCACCGTCGGCGAAGAAGCTCGACTGCAGGTACGACGCGAAGACCGTGTAGACGTACACGTCGTACCACTCGACGAGGTTGCCGAGTGATCCGCGAATGGTGTTGAACACCGCCCGCTTCGTCGAGGGAGGCCCCGCGGGGATGGCTGTCGTGGCCATGGATGGTCACCTTTCGGTCCGGTGCAGGGGATGCACCGAACGAACACTAGGTGTGACCGGCGCCATATGAGGCACGGCTGCGGGCAGTCTTTACAGACACTTTGCAAACCCGACCGAGGCTGTCGGTGGGACCTGCCACCATCGCCGACATGACGACGACGCCGGCGCTACCCGAAGCGTGCCTCGCGTGGTGCAGCACCCGTTCGTACGAGTACGACGTGCTGGGTGATCTCGCGGAGATCGACCTCGACTGGTGGAACAGTCGTCTCACGAGCGCGCGCATCCCGGTGCGGGTCCGCGCCCGAGGTCAGGACGGAGACGTCGTCGAGACCGGCACCGGGTTCCTGCGGCGCGGCGATCTGCAGACCATCGGGAGCGGGTGCGATCTGACCACCGTCTACCACTGCGCCGCATGGCTCGTCGGTCATCGAGACCGAGACCGCGCTCGCCGCTTCCCCGATGCGCGGGACCTCGAGGAGCCGGCCGGCGACCGTCGGCTGCACGGTGTTCGGCAGGCACTGGACGAGTGCCGCCGCGCGCCGGCGCTCATCGACGTCGGTCCGCACCGGGACTGGTCGGGCTGGCCGAGGGCCACGGGATTCGGGCGCGTTCCGATGTCCCTGTACGTGTGGGCGATCGGGTCGGAGAACATGCTGCACCGCCCGCAACTCCTCGACCAGCAGGCGCTGTCGGAACTCGTGCACCTGGGGTGGGTGGACAATCCCTCGGTGTCGGCCATGACCGTGCGGCGCTACCTCGACTACTGCGAGGTGCTCGACGAGTGGGCGAGACTGGGCCGCGTACGGCCCGAGCTCGTCGAGATGTGGCTGGTGCGGTCGTGGCGGATCCGACGGGAGACGCCGTCGCCGTTCCTGGACGAGTTCCGCGATGCGCTGTGACGAGAGTCGAACGTGGTGGAGCTGAGGGGAATCGAACCCCTGACCTTCTCGATGCGAACGAGACGCGCTACCAACTGCGCCACAGCCCCTGACCCGGCGAACCAGGATCGTCTCGAACTCTAGCAGCCCCGCGGGACTGCCAGAAATCCGGTCACTCCCCCGCTGCGCGGCGCATGCGGACGTCGAGGTGGGAGTCGCCGACGTGCTCGTCGTAGTGCTCGAGATGGTCGAACGCCGGGTCCTCGTCGTCCACCTCGAGCACCACGGCGCCAGGACGACGCAGGCGCTCGGGAGTGAGCTTGAGCTCCGGGTCGGTGCTGGACTCGACACCGAGGCGCGAGCGCTGCAGACGCTGCATACGACGACGACGGATGTCCTCCTCGATGCGCACCTGGCGGCGGAGGTAGAACAGGTAGGACGACAGCCCGACGATGGTGACGGCGAAGACCCACCAGAAGATCGGGCTCGCAAGGAATCCCAGCGCTGCAGACATCGCGATGACGAACACGGAGCCGAGCACCGTGCGCTGACGGAACGCGTAGCGGGCGGCGCGGGCGATGGCGTCGGCCTCGGGATCGAAGCCGCCGCGGCCGCGTCGCTGCGGCACGAAGTCCTCCGAGAAGTACTCGTCGACGTGCTCGTCGCTCTCGTGGCCGTGCTGGGTCTCCATCGGATCCTCCGAAAGCGAGTCGGTCGAGTGCAGGTCGTCGTCGGACGGGCGCCAGTCGGGGTCGCTGCGATGCCCTGCCGCGGGGCCGGGATCGACGCGGAGCCGTGCTCCACCCCGGTGCAGGACCCGTGTCGCGAGCGCGACGTCGGTGGTGCGGCGGATGCGCGGGCGCGATTTCACCACCATCGGCACGAGCACGAACAGCCAGATGGCGACGAGGCCGATCCAGATCACCGAATTGGGCACACCCACCACCTCCTGACGTGAATCACATTCATGTGAGCTTGCACGTCAGCGTAGTGGGGCGCGGTGAACCGC
This window harbors:
- a CDS encoding MFS transporter; protein product: MATTAIPAGPPSTKRAVFNTIRGSLGNLVEWYDVYVYTVFASYLQSSFFADGEPNAGIYTMGIFAITFVMRPIGSWFFGRYADRHGRRPALVFSISLMAGSSLLIALTPTAASIGSAAVVMLVLCRLLQGFATGGEYGTSATYMSEAATPGLRGFFSSFQYVTLVGGHVLAQVTLLIQQSVLTDEQIASFGWRIAFGIGALGAVVVLFLRRSMDESLQTEVDGKRSGSMTELFTAYPKQLLICFLVTLGGTVAFYTYSVNGPLIVKSTYADQGMTATWINLAALVLLMVIQPLGGLLSDKIGRKPLLVGFGIAGVLWSWTFLNLLPRVETPMVSFLLLAGTYVILTGYTSINAIVKAELFPAHVRALGLGLGYALANSMFGGTAPVIYEAAKENDALDAFGIYVTIAIAVSLVVYVFVLKNRAPTFLDAEQARRADRNEAAVS
- a CDS encoding 8-oxoguanine DNA glycosylase OGG fold protein encodes the protein MTTTPALPEACLAWCSTRSYEYDVLGDLAEIDLDWWNSRLTSARIPVRVRARGQDGDVVETGTGFLRRGDLQTIGSGCDLTTVYHCAAWLVGHRDRDRARRFPDARDLEEPAGDRRLHGVRQALDECRRAPALIDVGPHRDWSGWPRATGFGRVPMSLYVWAIGSENMLHRPQLLDQQALSELVHLGWVDNPSVSAMTVRRYLDYCEVLDEWARLGRVRPELVEMWLVRSWRIRRETPSPFLDEFRDAL
- the sepX gene encoding divisome protein SepX/GlpR, with amino-acid sequence MPNSVIWIGLVAIWLFVLVPMVVKSRPRIRRTTDVALATRVLHRGGARLRVDPGPAAGHRSDPDWRPSDDDLHSTDSLSEDPMETQHGHESDEHVDEYFSEDFVPQRRGRGGFDPEADAIARAARYAFRQRTVLGSVFVIAMSAALGFLASPIFWWVFAVTIVGLSSYLFYLRRQVRIEEDIRRRRMQRLQRSRLGVESSTDPELKLTPERLRRPGAVVLEVDDEDPAFDHLEHYDEHVGDSHLDVRMRRAAGE